ATTGCTTCTTCTTTTGCCTCATCCACCTTCTTATGGAAAGGCGTGTAAAAGTCAGTGATCATTTTTTGCCATGGAAGTTGTCCCTCGGCGATATGGTCAAAATCTTTTTCAACACTGGCTGTAAAAGAGTAATCAATAATATCTTTAAAGTGATTGACAAGGAAATCATTCACAACCATTCCAGTACTTGTCGGGAATAATTTTGACTTTTCCGTTCCGTAAATTTCCTTGTTTACTACACTTTTGATTACATCATTGGAAAGCGTCAATTCTTTAAACTCACGCTCCGTTCCTTCACGGTCTTCCTTGATAACGTATTCCCTTCTGATAATCGTAGAAATCGTCGGTGCATAAGTTGACGGACGACCGATTCCCATTTCTTCCAGTTTCTTAACCAAACTTGCCTCCGTATAGCGTGGCGGGTTACGTGTGAAACGCTCCGTCGCTTTCATATCTGCAAGGTTAAGAATCTGGTTGATATTTAAAGGAGGAAGCATTCCTTTTTGTTCCTCATCTTCGTCATCATTTGATTCCAGATATACCTTTAAAAATCCTTCAAACTTGATAACTTCACCTTGAGCTACCAGTTCTTCGTTTGTTGTAGAAATACCAATAGTCGCAGTTGTTCTTTCAAGCTGGGCATCAGCCATTTGAGAGGCAATTGCACGTTTCCAGATCAGTTCATACAAACGCTGCTCATTACGGTCGCCGCTTCCCTGTAAAGTAGAAAAGTCCGTTGGGCGAATGGCTTCGTGCGCTTCCTGAGCGGATTCATTTTTGGTTTTAAAAACCCTTTTGTTGTAAAACTCAGGGCCGTATTCATTTGTAATTTGTACGCGTGCTTTTTCCAAAGCCTCTTCTGACAAATTCGTCGAATCGGTACGCATATAGGATATCTTACCAGCTTCGTATAACCGTTGTGCTACGGTCATCGTTTGAAGTACGGAAAAGCTAAGCTTGCGCGAAGCTTCCTGTTGTAAAGTAGAAGTTGTAAATGGCGGAGCAGGTGTTTTTTTTGCAGGTTTTACTTCAAGATTTTTGATTGAAAAAGTCGCTTTGATACATTTTTCTAAAAATGTCATTGCATCCGTTTCCTCAGCAAAGTTTTTAGGTAATTCAGCATTTAAAACCTTACCATTTCCCAAATTAAAATGAGCAGTGATCTTAAAACTCCCTTTTGGTTTAAAGGAATCAATTTCCCTTTCGCGCTCCACAATTATACGTACTGCAACGGACTGTACACGTCCTGCAGAAAGGTTCGTTTTCCCGATCCGTATCTTCTTCCATAATATAGGAGAAAGTTCATAACCCACCAGACGATCCAGAATACGACGTGCCTGCTGAGCGTTCACAAGATCTACATCTATAACACGCGGCGTGGCAATGGCATTTTGTAAAGCTGATTTGGTAATTTCACGAAATACAATGCGTTTTGTGTCATCAGGCAGCCCCAGAGCCTCTTTGAGGTGCCACGATATGGCTTCCCCTTCACGGTCGGAGTCAGTTGCAAGCCACACTTCGGCGCCTTTCGCTAATTTTTTTAACTCATTAATGACTTTCACCTTGTCACCTGAGACTTCGTAAGACGGCTGAAAACCATTGTCCACATCGACACCCATATCATGTTCGGGAAGGTCACGTACATGCCCAAAACTGGATTTAACGATAAAGTCTGTCCCTAAATAATTTTCTATGGTTTTGGCCTTCGCCGGTGACTCTACGATCACCAGATTTTTTGACATAATTTTTGAATTAAGATACTAGGTGGCTCTTTGGAGCTCAAATATAGGGCAGAAAGCAGCAAAAAATCAAAGTACTTGCTAAAAGGTATGTGAGAAACTTCTTTTTCGCAATTTTAAAAACATGATAATTTCATCATTTCGCTCTGAGAATTAGCAGTAGAAAGAACAAAATTTATCGTTTGCAGGTTGTACATATACCGGCTTAGTTCATAATCATTGTAAATAAATGTAAAATACGAACCATCGCCGGCTACGTTATAAGGAATTTTGTACTTTTATGCGTTTTATTGATAACAGATAATT
The nucleotide sequence above comes from Dyadobacter subterraneus. Encoded proteins:
- the topA gene encoding type I DNA topoisomerase, which gives rise to MSKNLVIVESPAKAKTIENYLGTDFIVKSSFGHVRDLPEHDMGVDVDNGFQPSYEVSGDKVKVINELKKLAKGAEVWLATDSDREGEAISWHLKEALGLPDDTKRIVFREITKSALQNAIATPRVIDVDLVNAQQARRILDRLVGYELSPILWKKIRIGKTNLSAGRVQSVAVRIIVEREREIDSFKPKGSFKITAHFNLGNGKVLNAELPKNFAEETDAMTFLEKCIKATFSIKNLEVKPAKKTPAPPFTTSTLQQEASRKLSFSVLQTMTVAQRLYEAGKISYMRTDSTNLSEEALEKARVQITNEYGPEFYNKRVFKTKNESAQEAHEAIRPTDFSTLQGSGDRNEQRLYELIWKRAIASQMADAQLERTTATIGISTTNEELVAQGEVIKFEGFLKVYLESNDDEDEEQKGMLPPLNINQILNLADMKATERFTRNPPRYTEASLVKKLEEMGIGRPSTYAPTISTIIRREYVIKEDREGTEREFKELTLSNDVIKSVVNKEIYGTEKSKLFPTSTGMVVNDFLVNHFKDIIDYSFTASVEKDFDHIAEGQLPWQKMITDFYTPFHKKVDEAKEEAIDRSLTSRELGEDPATGKKITVRIGKYGPYVQIGDAEDEDKPKFASLKKGQLMENITLEEAFELFKLPRTVGLFEDSEMVVSVGKFGPYVKHGGKYYSLAKTDDPMAVTEDRLIEIIEVKRISDSNKTIKEFAENPDVKVLNGRYGPYVAFEKRNLKIPKGTEPADLTYEAILQIAADTPDKPTGRGGFKKAAPKAAAAEKAPVAKKPAAKKPAAKKPAAKKTTKS